Proteins co-encoded in one Nicotiana sylvestris chromosome 7, ASM39365v2, whole genome shotgun sequence genomic window:
- the LOC104245103 gene encoding uncharacterized protein, with protein MENRGKKVLLTSNGDDICNNIAYHLAQRGCQLVLLGNESQLKSVAEKIKHSLEGSIAVEVVGLDMTEDRESAYEEAVDKSWKIFGHLDALVHCYSYEGKMQDPLQLVEDEFKKIVKINFMAGWYLLKCIGKRMRDNKSGGSIVFLTSIIGAERGIYQGAAAYGSCAAGIQQLVRLSALEMGKHQIRVNGILRGLHLEDEYPMSVGKERAEKLTKEVAPLNRWLDVKKDLASTVIYLISDDSRYMTGTSIFVDGAQSLVRPRMRSYM; from the exons ATGGAAAATCGTGGAAAGAAGGTGTTGCTTACTTCCAATGGTGATGACATTTGCAATAACATTGCTTACCATTTAGCTCAGAGGGGTTGCCA GTTGGTTTTGTTGGGAAATGAGAGCCAATTGAAGAGTGTAGCAGAGAAGATAAAGCATTCTCTAGAGGGTAGCATTGCAGTGGAAGTTGTGGGATTGGACATGACGGAGGATAGAGAAAGTGCTTATGAGGAAGCTGTGGACAAGTCATGGAAGATATTTGGACATTTGGATGCTTTGGTTCACTGCTATTCTTATGAAG GGAAAATGCAAGATCCACTGCAGCTAGTTGAAGACGAGTTCAAAAAGATTGTCAAGATAAATTTTATGGCTGGATGGTACCTGTTGAAATGTATTGGTAAAAGAATGCGAGATAATAAATCCGGAGGATCCATTGTATTTCTGACCTCGATCATTGGTGCTGAGAGAGGAATATATCAAGGAGCTGCTGCTTATGGTTCATGTGCGGCTGGAATACAGCAGCTGGTTAGG CTATCTGCACTAGAGATGGGGAAGCACCAAATTAGGGTGAATGGCATATTGCGTGGCTTGCACCTCGAGGATGAGTATCCTATGTCAGTGGGAAAGGAGAGAGCAGAGAAGTTGACCAAGGAAGTAGCACCTCTAAATCGATGGCTTGATGTTAAAAAGGATCTGGCATCCACTGTCATCTATTTAATCAGTGATGATTCACGATACATGACCGGAACTTCCATCTTTGTCGATGGTGCCCAGTCTCTAGTAAGGCCTCGTATGCGCTCATATATGTGA